A stretch of Carnobacterium iners DNA encodes these proteins:
- a CDS encoding carbon starvation protein A: MVTLVGGIVFLVLGYFTYGKYIEKNFLIDPDRATPAEVLKDGYDFVPMSKSKNAIIELLNIAGTGPIFGPIMGALYGPVAYIWIIVGCIFGGAVHDYMIGMISLRNNGAQLPELASKYLGKPVKHVVNIFSILLLMLVGTVFVTSPASLIESITPSWLTTGTIVVLIFVYYIISTILPIDKAMGKVYPWFGGILIISTIAIGVSLLFGGHTIPNLTLGNMQNFNPGGTPIFPALFFTISCGAISGFHATQAPMVARTSTNECEGRFTFYGMMIAEGVIAMIWAAASMSLFDGQTLSQMISAGTPSAVVNQVSILLLGNVLGTIAILGVIVLPISSGLSAFRSLRIILSDYLHIKQDTIKKILMVTLPLFAISFVLTNMDFTILWRYFTWANQVTAVIALFISTRYLFLKDKNFLVTLIPGVFMLYACVVYIISEPIGLRMGLTGLTYILAFLVSLAILGLFWKTGQTQKAGLDPNGEILNDQLPIGTFANGN; the protein is encoded by the coding sequence ATGGTAACGTTAGTTGGTGGAATAGTATTCTTGGTTTTAGGTTATTTTACGTACGGGAAATACATTGAAAAGAATTTTTTAATTGATCCAGACCGTGCGACTCCTGCAGAAGTATTAAAGGACGGATATGATTTTGTTCCGATGTCAAAATCGAAAAATGCTATTATAGAATTGTTAAACATTGCTGGAACAGGCCCCATTTTTGGCCCTATTATGGGAGCCCTATATGGACCCGTTGCTTATATATGGATTATTGTTGGGTGTATATTTGGCGGGGCAGTCCATGATTATATGATCGGGATGATCTCCCTTCGCAATAATGGTGCTCAATTACCAGAATTAGCTAGTAAATATTTAGGAAAACCCGTTAAACACGTGGTTAACATCTTTTCAATACTGTTATTAATGTTAGTCGGGACTGTTTTTGTAACATCACCTGCAAGCTTGATAGAAAGCATTACACCAAGTTGGTTAACGACAGGCACAATTGTAGTATTAATTTTTGTTTACTACATCATCTCAACTATTTTACCAATTGATAAAGCAATGGGTAAAGTGTACCCTTGGTTTGGTGGTATTTTAATCATCAGTACCATTGCTATTGGCGTTAGTTTATTGTTTGGTGGACACACTATACCAAACTTAACACTAGGCAATATGCAAAATTTTAATCCAGGGGGTACACCGATATTTCCTGCTTTATTTTTTACTATTTCTTGTGGAGCAATCTCAGGATTCCATGCAACACAGGCTCCGATGGTTGCACGTACCAGTACAAATGAGTGCGAAGGCCGATTTACTTTTTATGGCATGATGATTGCAGAAGGCGTTATTGCCATGATTTGGGCAGCAGCATCCATGTCTTTATTTGACGGTCAAACGCTGAGCCAAATGATCAGCGCTGGTACCCCTTCAGCAGTGGTCAATCAAGTTTCTATTTTATTGTTAGGAAACGTTCTTGGTACAATTGCTATTCTAGGTGTTATCGTTTTACCCATTTCTTCAGGTTTATCTGCTTTTAGAAGTTTGCGTATTATTTTATCTGATTATTTACACATCAAACAAGATACCATTAAGAAAATCCTCATGGTTACTTTACCATTGTTTGCTATTTCTTTTGTGTTAACAAATATGGATTTCACTATATTATGGAGATATTTCACTTGGGCAAACCAAGTGACTGCCGTTATCGCACTCTTTATATCAACGCGTTATCTATTCTTGAAGGATAAAAACTTTTTAGTAACCTTAATTCCTGGGGTATTCATGTTGTATGCCTGTGTGGTTTATATTATTAGTGAACCAATTGGGTTGCGAATGGGATTAACAGGATTGACCTATATCTTAGCATTCCTTGTTTCTTTAGCTATATTAGGTTTATTTTGGAAAACAGGACAAACTCAAAAAGCTGGACTGGATCCAAATGGAGAGATATTAAATGACCAACTTCCAATCGGCACATTTGCCAACGGAAACTAA
- a CDS encoding phasin family protein has product MMMEELKKLVFAGIGGAALTYEKAQEVVENLEKKGKLSVEEGKRLKEELVQRKNGSERESNNHEDVEAHLIEMTATHRKDIDELERKVAELTQKVDELRSKQ; this is encoded by the coding sequence ATGATGATGGAAGAATTAAAGAAATTGGTATTCGCAGGAATCGGGGGAGCTGCTCTAACTTATGAGAAAGCTCAAGAAGTCGTTGAGAATTTAGAAAAGAAAGGCAAACTTTCGGTAGAGGAAGGCAAGCGCTTAAAAGAAGAATTAGTGCAACGTAAAAATGGCAGCGAAAGAGAATCGAATAATCATGAAGATGTCGAAGCACACTTAATTGAGATGACAGCAACACATAGAAAAGATATTGATGAATTGGAAAGAAAAGTAGCAGAATTAACACAAAAAGTAGATGAATTAAGGAGTAAGCAATAA